The genomic stretch CGCGCAGCGAACGCGCCTGCTGACGGATCCAGCGACGATGGATGCTCGCCGGATGCGCGACATGATCGGTTCGGGGATCGCCAAACTGTGGTTGATTCGTCGCTTGCTGCAGTTGCGGCCCGCACTGCCCACGGCGTTCGGTGCGGCGGGTGAATACCTTCCGCTCGCATCCAGCGGGAGCAAGGTGGCGCATCTGCTCGCGTTCCGACGAGCGGACGAAATCGTCGTGGCCGTGCCGCGTTTCGTGCTCTCGCTGGAGGGCGATTGGTCGGACACGTTGTTGCATCTGCCTCCGGGATCGTGGCGGGGATGGTTGGACGGCGGAACGTTCCGAGGTGTGACGAGCCCCGCGGCGCTCTTCGCCGAGTTTCCCGTCTCCGTGCTCGTACGCGACGAGGCGGCGACCGCCGAGGAAGGAGGACGGAGCCGATGAGGTTCGAGGTTTGGGCGCCGCTCGCCGACGACGTCCGCTTGGAGCTGGACGACGGCACCTACCCGATGGCGCGCGACGCGCGTGGATCGTGGCGTGTGGAGCGGCCAGCGGTGTCCGGCGAGACGCGTTACCGATTCTCGGTGAACGGCGGGCAAGGTGTGCCGGATCCGCGCTCGCGTTGGCAGCCGGACGGCGTGCACGGTGCGTCCTGCGTGTGGGACACCAGTTTGTTTCGCGACAGAAAGCGGGCGGCGTTTCCGGAGACGCCGTTGCGCGAGGTCGTCGTCTACGAAACACACGTGGGGACCTTCACGCCGGAGGGCACGTACGCGGCGATGCATCGGCGACTCGCCTACTTGCGCGACCTCGGCGTCACACACCTCGAGTTGATGCCGCTCTCGACCTTCCCGGGCGAGCGCGGCTGGGGTTACGACGGAGTCTTTTCGTACGCGCCGCATCCGGCCTACGGCACACCGGAGGAGTTGTTCGCGCTCGTCGAAGCCTGTCACGAGCTCGGGCTCGGTGTGTTGCTCGACGTGGTCTACAATCACTTCGGCCCCGACGGAAACTACCTCGGGCACTTCGGGCCGTACTTCACCAGCCACTGGAACACGCCGTGGGGCGACGCGATCAACTTCGACGGACCGGGAAGCGACTTCGTCCGCGCCTACGTGATCGACAACGCGCTGATGTGGATCCGCGACTACGGCTTCGACGGTCTGCGTCTGGACGCGGTGCAGATGCTGATCGACAGTCGCGCGACGCACGTGCTCGAGGAGTTGACTACGCAAGTGGACGCCTACGCCCGAGAGACGGGCCGCCAGATCCTGATCACGGGCGAGAGCGACAAGAACAACCCGCGTTACGTCCTGCCGTCGTCGAAAGGTGGATACGGACTGCAGGCGCACTGGGCGGACGAGGTCCACCACACCCTCCATGCCTTCTTCACGGGCGAGCGCGACGGCTACTTCGCCGACTTCGGTGCGTTGGCGGACGTGGCCCGGGCGTTGCAGGAGGGCTACGTCTTCCAAGGCCAATACTCGGCGTATCGAGATCGTGGACACGGACGGCCGCCGACGGGCGTTCGGCCGGAGCAGATGATCGTGTGCGCGCAGAATCACGACCAGATCGGCAACCGCGCCGTCGGCGACCGCTCGGGCGCGAGGTTACCGGTCGAGCGTTTGCGCGCGATCGCGGCGCTGGTGTTGCTCTCGCCGTTCACGCCCATGCTCTTCCAAGGCGAAGAGTGGGCGGCGAAGACGCCGTTTCTCTACTTCACCGATCACCGTGATCCGGAGTTGGCGCAGCAAGTGACCGACGGTCGCCGACGCGAATTCGCCCACTTCAGATTTCACGAGTTCGAGGTGCCGGATCCGCAGGCGCGCGAGACCTTCGTGCGGTCGAAACTCGATTGGGACGAGCACACGCGGGAGCCGCACGCCGCCATGCTCGAGTGGCACCGTGACTTGCTCCGTCTGCGGCGCGAATACCTCACGCGCCACGCGGTCGATCACGAAGTGAGGTTCGACGAGCAACGGCGTTGGCTCACGATGCGCGTCGGTCGGGTGCTGACCGTGACCAACCTCTCGGAACACCCGCAGGAGGTGCCTGTTGGGGAAAGCCTGCACGAGGTGCTGACGAGCACGCGAAGCGACGCTGCGACGAATCACGTGCTCCCTCCTTGGACGGTGGACGTGTGGCGCTGCTGAGCGAGGGGGACGGTTTGGTTCCGACGAGGCGGTGAAGGGTCGCTCGTCCGGGTTTCCCTTACACGTGATCAGGTCGACGGCGAACCGTATGAGATCGCGTCGCTCTTGATCGCAACGTCAACCTCGTGACCCGATGCAAGCAGGGGCCCGATACGCCTCCGACGCGACTCGAGGGTTCATCCCGATCGGCTGGAGCCGAAGGAAAACTCCACACGAGTCATGACGCGTGCGAGAGCAGAGACAACTTGGCGGCATCGATGGCGGTCGGAGATCCTTTCATGGGGTGCTTTGTTGGGCCTCTCGTTTGGTGCGATGCAGGCATCACTGGCGGCAGCGGGATCGGTCGCCGGATTCAACACGCTGCCGCTCGAGCATCGACGCGGCATCCAGCAGGAGGTGCGCACCATCATCGGCTTGTTGGAGAGCCATCACTACCGCAACCGACCGTTCGTGCAGACGCCGACTTCGGCGTTGATCGACTCGTACCTCGGTACGCTCGACGGACAACGGATGTTCTTTTTGCGCGGAGACGTGGCGTTCGTGCAGCGCAGATTCGGTCGCAATCTCATGTCGTCGTATTTGCTTTCCGGAGACATTCATCCGGCGTTCGAGATCGTCGATCTGTTCCGAGAACGTTTCGAAGCGCGGATGGATTGGGTGTCGGAGCGGCTCGGCCGACCCCTCGACGTGAATCGACGCGATACGTGGCGCGACGATCGATCGCAGGCGGATTGGCCGAACGACGAGTCCGAAGCCGATGCGCTGTGGGAACGGAAACTGACGGACGAATTGATCGAGGGTCTGCTCGTGGACTCGGACGTCGCGTGGGCGACGGCGTGTCTGCGCGAGCGTTACGAGCAACGTCGTCGGCGGTTCGCGTCGATCGACGCGGAGGTCGTGCAGGAACTCTTTCTCGCGAGCGTGTTGTCGGTGCACGACCCCCACAGCGGCTACGACTCGGTGCAATCGCTCCTCGATCGTGGCATGGAAACGACCGGGTCTGCGGCGGGAGTCGGGATCGAACTCGTGCGGTCGGAGGGCGCAGTGGTGATCGAGGCTCTCGTGCCTGGAGGTGCCGCCGAAGCAAGCGGCGAGGTGTCCGCGGGCGATCGGATCGTGGCTCTGGTCGACGACGACGGAGCGCCAGTGGAGGCGGCCGGGCTGTCCTTGCGCGAGATCGTGCGCAGGATTCGCGGCGAGCCGGGAACGACGGTGCGATTTCTCTCGGTCGTACGCGACGGCGAGACACCGCGCGAGATCGCGCTCGTACGAGCGACGATCGAGCCGGCCGAACAGCACGTGTCGGCGCTCCTCTACGAGGTGCCTGACGGCGAGGCGACTCGTCGCGTGGGTGCAATCCGGTTGCCGGTGTTTTACGGTGGGTCCGACGGCCCCGGTTCCGCGCGCGGTGCCGGAGCAGGGGTGCGCGCGTCGCTGGAAGAACTCCTCCGGCGCGGCGCGGAAGCGATCGTGCTCGATCTGCGAGACAACCCGGGAGGATTGACGACCGAGGCTGCGCTCGTGGCCGGATTGTTTCTCGATCGCGGCCCGGTGATGTTCACGCGTGGCTCCGACGGAAAGACTCGGCGCGTCGAGGACGAGGTACCGGGGGCACTTCACCGTGGGCCGCTGGTGGTGTTGACGAGTGCTCGGAGCGCATCGGCAAGCGAGGTCGTCGCCGGGGCTTTGCAGGCGTATCGGCGTGCGGTGGTATCGGGGGATGCCGCGACTTTCGGCAAAGGCACGGCGCAGGCCGTCGTGGATCTCGACGCGGTGAAGTCGCCCGCTGCTGCGAGTGCTGCACACGTGCGGGGCGGCTTGCGACTCACGAGCCAGCGTTTCTATCTGCCCGACGGCCGTTCGCCGCAGATCGACGGTGTGCTTGCCGACATCGTGTTGCCATCGTCGGGTTCGCGGGAACTCAGGCGTGAACGCGACCTTCCGAGAGCATTTCCCAACAGCACGATCGACGTTCCGGAGTTCGCGCAGTTCGCGGCAGTCGCGATGGACGGTATCGCGCCCGTCACGGACGCGCGCCTGCAGGAGCTGACGCGACGCAGCGAGTCGCGGGTCGCGCAGTCGGCGGAGTTCGCGGGTGTGCGCGAGGCCCGTCGGTGGTGGGAGGAGCGACGATCCGCGTCCGAGCGTATTCTTCAGCTGGATACGCGGCGCGCGGAACGAAGCGCTACGACGACCGAGATGGGCATGCTGCGCGACGAAGGCCGACGGACGATGTCGGAAACCGGCTTGCGAGCGACACACGTATCAGTCGCACCGGAGACGGCGAAGTCGGAGGCGCACGGTTGGCGGGCGGGCGTGTATCGGCGAGCGGCTACCGACACCGCGGCGAGCGTGGAACTCCGCGCAGGGGACGTGGATCCGAACCTGTTTCTCGGGCACGCGGACGCGCTGGCGAACGCGTTCGCGCGAGCCTCCGGAGTGAAGCTGGAGGCGAGTATGTTGCGTCGCCTCGTCTTCGAAGGGCGGAGGTTCGAGGGAGAGTTCGAGCCCGGCATTGAAAGGCGTCTCGCGGTCGTGCTCGGAATGGGCGCGAGCGACGAACGCATGAAAACGGGACTGTCCGCGCTCTTCGAGGAACTCGTCGAACTCGAGCCGGAGTTGGTCGACCCCGCCGTACGTTTCGATCCGGGCTTGCGCGAAGCGGTCCGTATCGCGGCGGACTGGTTACAACTCGGCGAATCACAGCCCCCGCCCGAGACCGCCTCCGCGATCGCCACCGGCGAAGTACCACCGAATCCATGAAGAGTACCCCGATTCCAACCCCGAGTTTCAAGTACCTGCGGTGCGCGACGCCCGCGGTCGTGCTGACGATCGCCGCGACGATGATTCTGCCGCTCTGGTCGTCCGTCGCTGCAGCGGCCGACCAGCTCGACGACTTCGAGGAGGACGAAAGTGTCGAAGAGACCGCGGCGGCGCCTTCGCCGGGCGAGGCGCTCTACTGGGATGCGCTGGCGTTGCTTTCGAGCGACAATACAGAAGAACGGGAGCGCGGTCGGGAAGCGATGAGAGAGGCGGCCGACTTCGAGTACGGCTTTGCGCAATTGTACATGGGAGAAGCCAGCCAGCGGGGCTCCGACGGATTCCCCAGGAACATGCGTCGTGCGGCGGAGTGGTTCCGGCTCGCGGCCGAGCGGGGCAACAGCCCGGCGAAGGCGTATCTCGGTATCTGTTACGGCCGCGGCCTCGGAGTGCGTCGCGATCCGGACCGTGCGACGCATTGGTTGAATGCCGCGCTCGCCGACGCGGCTTCCTTCCGTCCGCCGGTACCGCCCGCTACCTTCTTCGAGACGATGGCAGCGAGGCACCGCGCGCGTGCAGGCGAGGCCGACGGACCCATCGCGTCGAGCACGGCTCCGTCCGCGTGGGAAAGTCTTTGCGCGACCGCTCACCTCGTGTTGGGGGAGATTCACGAAAAGATGCGCAAGCCCGCGGATGCGCTCCGGCACTACGAGTCGAGCGCATACTGGGGCGAGGAGCATAGGGCTGGTCTCGCGTTGGCGAGCCGAAAGGCCGCGACGGCCTACGCGCTCGGCCAGGGTACGACCCGCGACCTGACCAAGGCCAACGCGTTGCTCGAACACGCGCGTGGGTTGACCAAGCGTACCGGTATATCGGTGTTCCACTCGTTGTGGACGAGGCGCGCGTTGGACGACTTCTTCCTCGCGGAGAGTGAAAAGTTCGTGGAACTCTACGCGG from Opitutales bacterium ASA1 encodes the following:
- the treZ gene encoding malto-oligosyltrehalose trehalohydrolase, which translates into the protein MRFEVWAPLADDVRLELDDGTYPMARDARGSWRVERPAVSGETRYRFSVNGGQGVPDPRSRWQPDGVHGASCVWDTSLFRDRKRAAFPETPLREVVVYETHVGTFTPEGTYAAMHRRLAYLRDLGVTHLELMPLSTFPGERGWGYDGVFSYAPHPAYGTPEELFALVEACHELGLGVLLDVVYNHFGPDGNYLGHFGPYFTSHWNTPWGDAINFDGPGSDFVRAYVIDNALMWIRDYGFDGLRLDAVQMLIDSRATHVLEELTTQVDAYARETGRQILITGESDKNNPRYVLPSSKGGYGLQAHWADEVHHTLHAFFTGERDGYFADFGALADVARALQEGYVFQGQYSAYRDRGHGRPPTGVRPEQMIVCAQNHDQIGNRAVGDRSGARLPVERLRAIAALVLLSPFTPMLFQGEEWAAKTPFLYFTDHRDPELAQQVTDGRRREFAHFRFHEFEVPDPQARETFVRSKLDWDEHTREPHAAMLEWHRDLLRLRREYLTRHAVDHEVRFDEQRRWLTMRVGRVLTVTNLSEHPQEVPVGESLHEVLTSTRSDAATNHVLPPWTVDVWRC
- a CDS encoding carboxy terminal-processing peptidase, giving the protein MQASLAAAGSVAGFNTLPLEHRRGIQQEVRTIIGLLESHHYRNRPFVQTPTSALIDSYLGTLDGQRMFFLRGDVAFVQRRFGRNLMSSYLLSGDIHPAFEIVDLFRERFEARMDWVSERLGRPLDVNRRDTWRDDRSQADWPNDESEADALWERKLTDELIEGLLVDSDVAWATACLRERYEQRRRRFASIDAEVVQELFLASVLSVHDPHSGYDSVQSLLDRGMETTGSAAGVGIELVRSEGAVVIEALVPGGAAEASGEVSAGDRIVALVDDDGAPVEAAGLSLREIVRRIRGEPGTTVRFLSVVRDGETPREIALVRATIEPAEQHVSALLYEVPDGEATRRVGAIRLPVFYGGSDGPGSARGAGAGVRASLEELLRRGAEAIVLDLRDNPGGLTTEAALVAGLFLDRGPVMFTRGSDGKTRRVEDEVPGALHRGPLVVLTSARSASASEVVAGALQAYRRAVVSGDAATFGKGTAQAVVDLDAVKSPAAASAAHVRGGLRLTSQRFYLPDGRSPQIDGVLADIVLPSSGSRELRRERDLPRAFPNSTIDVPEFAQFAAVAMDGIAPVTDARLQELTRRSESRVAQSAEFAGVREARRWWEERRSASERILQLDTRRAERSATTTEMGMLRDEGRRTMSETGLRATHVSVAPETAKSEAHGWRAGVYRRAATDTAASVELRAGDVDPNLFLGHADALANAFARASGVKLEASMLRRLVFEGRRFEGEFEPGIERRLAVVLGMGASDERMKTGLSALFEELVELEPELVDPAVRFDPGLREAVRIAADWLQLGESQPPPETASAIATGEVPPNP